From Melitaea cinxia chromosome 16, ilMelCinx1.1, whole genome shotgun sequence, a single genomic window includes:
- the LOC123660759 gene encoding 39S ribosomal protein L17, mitochondrial — MNQADVSKLVSKLRIKVPPKHRKLSSPQGPEGRLNKLRKTVTGLIKYERIELNYRRADEARQYAERLISEAITNGDCHKPTMEIADYWLLEKQLVHKLFKVLAPRYENFNTAFTKMYKAPQAYYGRHIDKAVLELRGNPYPALTNKQSNNRLLLQNVLLDAAKYDYRQAKYAEMAEKLGKIEEVSSGLKKEHQNKPTNESQ; from the exons atgaatcaaGCTGATGTTTCAAAATTAGTTTCAAAATTACGGATAAAGGTACCACCAAAACATCGTAAATTAAGTAGTCCACAAGGCCCAGAAGGAAGGCTAAACAAATTAAGAAAAACTGTTACTggattaattaaatatgaaagaaTTGAACTTAATTATCGGAGAGCAGATGAAGCGCGTCAGTATGCAGAAAGG TTAATATCTGAGGCTATAACTAATGGTGATTGTCACAAACCAACAATGGAAATAGCAGACTATTGGCTACTTGAAAAACAATTGGTACATAAATTATTCAAAGTTCTAGCACCTAGATATGAAAACTTTAACACGGCTTTCACTAAAATGTACAAAGCACCTCAAGCATATTACGGAAGGCACATTGATAAGGCTGTTCTAGAATTAAGAGGAAATCCCTATCCTGCATTAACTAACAAACAATCCAATAATAGGCTATTACTACAGAATGTATTATTGGATGCTGCAAAATATGACTACAGACAAGCAAAATATGCAGAAATGGCAGAAAAATTAGGCAAAATAGAAGAGGTATCATCTGGACTAAAAAAAGAACATCAAAATAAGCCTACTAATGAATCGCAATAA